Proteins encoded by one window of Pseudomonas tructae:
- a CDS encoding SIS domain-containing protein, translating to MSSKMLAEALASANVVQTQLERCDARIAGVAERLRELAPAVALTVARGSSDHAASYFAYLTMQQLGLPVASLPMSVVTLQNSPLQVRGQLALGFSQSGQSPDLVNSLQTLRERGATSVALVNAEDSPLEHACQYSLPLCAGPELSVAATKSFIATLSASARLVAHWQQDPALLEAGLALPGQLREAAAQDWSLAIEQLRDCQRLMVIGRGAGFAIAQEAALKFKETSAIQAEAFSSAEVRHGPMALIDAHYPLLVLAPRGVEQAGLLQLAEDMRQRGARVLLAAPADIPQRNLTLSCAAHPGLDPLLAIQSFYVMAAGLAEARGLDPDQPRHLSKVTRTH from the coding sequence TTGAGCTCTAAGATGCTTGCAGAAGCCCTGGCCTCGGCCAACGTCGTGCAGACTCAACTCGAGCGTTGCGACGCCCGTATCGCCGGTGTCGCCGAACGGTTGCGAGAACTTGCCCCCGCCGTCGCCCTGACCGTCGCCCGCGGCAGCTCCGACCACGCCGCCAGCTACTTCGCCTACCTGACCATGCAGCAGCTTGGGTTGCCGGTGGCCTCGCTGCCGATGTCGGTGGTGACCCTGCAGAACTCGCCCCTGCAGGTGCGCGGCCAGCTCGCTTTGGGCTTTTCCCAGTCGGGGCAGAGCCCGGACCTGGTCAACAGCCTGCAGACCCTGCGCGAGCGCGGGGCCACCAGCGTCGCCCTGGTCAATGCCGAAGATTCACCGCTGGAGCACGCCTGCCAGTACAGCCTGCCGCTGTGCGCCGGCCCGGAACTGAGCGTCGCTGCGACCAAGAGCTTTATCGCTACCCTCAGCGCCAGCGCCCGCCTGGTCGCCCACTGGCAGCAGGACCCGGCACTGCTCGAAGCCGGCCTCGCCCTGCCCGGGCAACTGCGCGAAGCGGCGGCCCAGGACTGGAGCCTGGCCATCGAGCAACTGCGCGATTGCCAGCGGCTGATGGTCATCGGCCGTGGCGCCGGCTTTGCCATCGCCCAGGAAGCGGCGCTCAAGTTCAAGGAGACTTCGGCGATCCAGGCCGAAGCCTTCAGCAGCGCCGAAGTCCGCCACGGCCCCATGGCACTGATCGATGCCCACTACCCGCTGCTGGTACTGGCGCCTCGCGGCGTGGAGCAGGCAGGCCTGCTGCAACTGGCCGAAGACATGCGCCAGCGCGGCGCCCGGGTGCTGCTGGCGGCGCCGGCGGATATCCCCCAGCGCAACCTGACCTTGAGCTGCGCCGCCCACCCAGGCCTCGACCCGCTGCTGGCGATCCAGAGTTTCTATGTCATGGCCGCAGGACTGGCCGAGGCCCGTGGCCTGGACCCGGATCAGCCCCGTCACTTGAGCAAAGTGACCCGAACTCACTGA
- a CDS encoding GntR family transcriptional regulator — MSPLTALRPDDTLATPLYLQVARNLEQAIHAGQWKAEQALPSERSLSEALDISRVTARKALEVLLEQGLIRRIQGSGTFITPRLEQPLSRLSSFSEMLRLKGFTPTSQWLERSVDAPSADELVRLGLSPNEQVVHLKRLRKADDIVMAVEYSTLPARLLSNPEAIGDSLYQYLDQIGKPVVRALQHIRAINASAELAARVGIQPGTAMLLMTRVGYLDDNTPIELTDTYCRDDYYDFVAELRR, encoded by the coding sequence ATGTCCCCGTTGACCGCCCTGCGCCCCGACGACACCCTGGCCACCCCACTGTACCTTCAGGTGGCACGCAACCTTGAACAGGCCATTCATGCCGGGCAATGGAAAGCCGAGCAGGCGTTGCCGTCGGAAAGAAGCCTGAGCGAAGCCCTGGACATCTCCCGGGTCACCGCACGCAAAGCCCTGGAGGTACTGCTCGAACAAGGCCTGATCCGTCGTATCCAGGGCTCCGGGACCTTCATCACCCCACGTCTGGAACAGCCGCTCTCACGCCTGTCGAGCTTCAGCGAAATGCTCCGCCTGAAAGGTTTCACGCCCACTTCGCAGTGGTTAGAGCGCAGTGTCGACGCGCCCTCGGCCGATGAACTGGTGCGCCTGGGCCTGTCGCCCAACGAACAGGTGGTGCACCTCAAGCGCCTGCGCAAGGCCGACGACATTGTCATGGCCGTCGAGTACAGCACCCTGCCCGCCCGCTTGCTGAGCAACCCCGAAGCCATCGGCGATTCGCTGTACCAGTACCTCGACCAGATCGGTAAGCCGGTAGTGCGCGCCCTGCAACACATTCGCGCAATCAACGCCAGCGCCGAGCTGGCCGCACGGGTCGGCATCCAGCCTGGCACCGCCATGCTGCTGATGACCCGGGTTGGCTACCTCGACGACAACACCCCCATCGAACTGACCGACACCTACTGTCGCGACGACTACTACGATTTTGTCGCCGAGCTGCGACGCTAG
- a CDS encoding PhoX family protein yields MSRDTGDNLNRNQSGNLPMDSVLESYLSRRSVVRGGLGAAIAMIAGTGLTGCFDSSDSDDDEPAVEPPTPPKLKLGFTSIPGSRTDACVVAAGYTAYVLAPWGTPLNTSAKPWKADGSNTAADQANAVGMHHDGMHFFPINGSSEDGLLAINHEYIDADALHPNGPTSDSSGKRPVEEVRKEINAHGAGVIRLKKVSGRWQVVDNDPLNRRFTTATVMNIAGPLRGSDHVKTRFSKNGTQARGTNNNCGNGYTPWGTYLTCEENWPGIFINTSSTLPADQKRIGVGTKAGNYKWESVAGDPSEVDGEFSRFNVTPSGASATDDFRNEASTYGYIVEIDPYNASTLAVKRTALGRFRHEGCCPGLPVVGKPLVWYMGDDSNNEYLYKFVSTALWQAADANPADRLATGNKYMDQGKLYVARFNADGSGVWLLLDVNTPTSSGKTLGSIYTDLPGIILNTRGAADAVGATPMDRPEWTTVNPLNGDVYLTLTNNSARTAAKVDAANPRGPNRHGHIIRWHDSDDQLSFTWDIFVFGANAAGTADINRSGLTELNQFASPDGMSFDSRGILWFQTDNGEKTLTDYTNDQMLAVIPTNLVNAAGKQVPVNAQNQVDLRRFFVGPNGCEVTGIAFTPDNKSIFVNIQHPDNWPSTDIATTVTPAGTKVRPRASTVVIQRADGGEIGV; encoded by the coding sequence ATGAGTCGAGACACCGGCGACAACCTGAACCGCAACCAGAGTGGCAACCTGCCCATGGACAGCGTTCTGGAGTCTTACCTGAGCCGCCGCAGCGTGGTCCGCGGCGGCCTGGGTGCCGCTATCGCGATGATTGCCGGGACTGGCCTCACGGGCTGCTTCGACAGCAGTGATTCGGATGACGACGAACCTGCAGTAGAGCCACCAACCCCGCCGAAACTGAAACTGGGCTTTACCTCCATCCCGGGTTCGCGCACCGATGCCTGCGTGGTCGCCGCCGGATACACCGCCTATGTCCTGGCACCCTGGGGCACGCCGCTGAACACCAGCGCCAAGCCCTGGAAAGCCGATGGCAGCAACACCGCCGCCGACCAGGCCAACGCGGTGGGCATGCACCATGACGGCATGCATTTCTTCCCGATCAATGGCAGCTCCGAAGACGGCCTGCTGGCGATCAACCACGAATACATCGACGCCGATGCCCTGCATCCCAACGGCCCGACCAGCGACAGCAGCGGCAAGCGTCCGGTCGAGGAAGTGCGCAAGGAAATCAACGCCCACGGCGCCGGGGTGATTCGCCTGAAAAAAGTCAGCGGTCGCTGGCAGGTGGTCGACAACGACCCGCTGAATCGTCGTTTCACCACCGCCACGGTGATGAACATCGCCGGCCCCCTGCGCGGCAGCGACCACGTCAAGACCCGCTTCTCGAAGAACGGCACCCAGGCCCGCGGCACCAACAACAACTGCGGCAACGGCTACACCCCGTGGGGTACCTACCTGACCTGCGAAGAGAACTGGCCGGGGATTTTCATCAACACCAGCAGCACCCTGCCGGCTGACCAGAAACGCATCGGCGTGGGCACCAAGGCCGGTAACTACAAGTGGGAAAGCGTGGCGGGCGATCCGTCGGAAGTGGACGGCGAGTTCAGCCGTTTCAACGTCACCCCGAGCGGCGCCAGCGCCACCGACGACTTCCGCAACGAGGCCAGCACCTACGGCTACATCGTCGAGATCGACCCCTACAACGCCAGCACCCTGGCGGTAAAACGCACGGCGCTCGGGCGCTTCCGCCACGAGGGCTGCTGCCCGGGCCTGCCGGTGGTGGGCAAGCCGCTGGTCTGGTACATGGGCGATGACTCCAACAACGAGTACCTGTACAAGTTCGTCTCCACCGCGCTGTGGCAAGCAGCCGATGCCAACCCCGCCGATCGCCTGGCCACTGGCAACAAGTACATGGACCAGGGCAAGCTGTATGTCGCCCGCTTCAACGCCGACGGCTCGGGTGTATGGCTGCTGCTCGACGTCAACACCCCGACCAGCAGCGGCAAGACCCTGGGCTCGATCTACACTGACCTGCCAGGGATCATCCTCAACACCCGCGGCGCTGCCGACGCCGTTGGCGCAACGCCCATGGACCGCCCGGAATGGACCACGGTCAACCCGCTCAATGGCGACGTGTACCTGACCCTGACCAACAACAGCGCGCGCACCGCCGCCAAGGTCGATGCCGCCAACCCGCGCGGGCCGAACCGCCACGGCCACATCATTCGCTGGCACGACAGCGACGATCAGCTGAGTTTCACCTGGGACATCTTCGTCTTTGGCGCCAACGCTGCCGGCACCGCCGACATCAACCGCTCGGGCCTGACCGAACTCAACCAGTTCGCCAGCCCCGACGGCATGAGTTTCGATAGCCGCGGCATCCTCTGGTTCCAGACCGACAACGGCGAAAAGACCCTGACCGACTACACCAACGACCAGATGCTCGCCGTGATCCCCACGAACCTGGTGAATGCCGCTGGCAAGCAGGTACCGGTCAACGCCCAGAACCAGGTCGACCTGCGCCGCTTCTTCGTCGGCCCCAACGGCTGCGAAGTGACCGGTATTGCCTTCACCCCCGACAACAAGTCGATCTTCGTCAATATCCAGCACCCGGATAACTGGCCCTCCACCGACATCGCCACGACGGTGACCCCGGCCGGGACCAAGGTGCGTCCGCGGGCATCGACCGTGGTCATCCAGCGTGCCGATGGCGGTGAGATCGGCGTGTAA
- the tatC gene encoding twin-arginine translocase subunit TatC, whose product MDTATQDSGMPLTGHLRELRRRLLRCLLAIAVIFLGLFPFAQTLYTQVSEPLRRYLPEGASMIATSVTSPFLAPFKLTLMAALFVAMPVLLHQAWSFIAPAMYRQEKRIALPLLVSSIVLFYSGMAFAFFVVFPMMFGFFASVTPDGVAMMTDIGLYLDFILALFLAFGLAFEIPVATVIIVWAGVTDVATLRKSRPYVIVGCFVVGMLLTPPDVFSQTLLAVPMWILFEVGLVACGFAGVQVRRADLPCDQA is encoded by the coding sequence ATGGACACAGCAACCCAAGATTCCGGCATGCCGCTCACAGGCCACCTGCGCGAATTGCGCAGGCGCCTGCTGCGCTGCCTATTGGCCATCGCCGTGATTTTCCTCGGTCTGTTCCCGTTCGCCCAGACCCTCTACACCCAGGTCTCGGAGCCACTGCGTCGCTACCTCCCCGAGGGTGCGAGCATGATCGCCACCAGCGTCACTTCGCCGTTCCTGGCGCCGTTCAAACTGACCCTGATGGCGGCCTTGTTCGTGGCCATGCCGGTCCTGCTGCATCAAGCCTGGAGCTTCATAGCCCCGGCCATGTACCGCCAGGAAAAACGCATTGCCCTGCCGTTGCTGGTGTCGAGCATCGTGCTGTTCTACTCGGGCATGGCCTTTGCCTTCTTCGTAGTGTTCCCGATGATGTTCGGCTTCTTCGCCAGCGTCACCCCGGACGGGGTGGCGATGATGACCGACATCGGCCTGTACCTGGACTTCATCCTCGCCCTGTTCCTGGCCTTTGGCCTGGCGTTCGAAATCCCGGTGGCGACCGTCATCATCGTCTGGGCCGGCGTCACCGACGTTGCCACCCTGCGCAAGAGCCGCCCGTATGTGATCGTCGGCTGCTTTGTGGTCGGCATGCTCCTGACCCCGCCGGATGTGTTCTCGCAAACCTTGTTGGCGGTGCCGATGTGGATTCTGTTTGAAGTCGGATTAGTGGCCTGTGGTTTTGCAGGAGTGCAGGTGCGGCGAGCCGACTTGCCCTGCGATCAGGCTTGA
- the gspK gene encoding type II secretion system minor pseudopilin GspK, with protein MGAKQQQGAALLMVLVVLAMLAGGLAWLVQDGRQQVDSVRLVQQRVQARAMETAGLAFAEQALKDPAWRTSPLFWQALRGQPLSYAFAGGSAALRIRDLHSCFNVNTLIGEEAERAGRQLRYLLGDDLAAQRLGDALADWIDPDNQARLNGAESDQYLRQSPARLAANQMMVDMSELNLLLEPDARRQTRYPQLCALPQTSGWRLNANALSLEQLPLLEAMYEGQVSRSLLSRIITARPAGGYHDAGALRQALGAMDDATFARLSEGLLLNSGDFVLQLEFEQDGQVMRSEFQLRARGIVQWHALVPAQQVQVLSRSPQPW; from the coding sequence ATGGGTGCAAAGCAACAACAAGGGGCGGCGCTGTTGATGGTGCTGGTGGTGCTGGCGATGCTCGCCGGCGGTCTGGCCTGGCTGGTGCAGGACGGTCGCCAGCAGGTCGACAGCGTGCGCCTGGTGCAACAACGGGTGCAGGCCAGGGCCATGGAAACCGCTGGCCTGGCCTTTGCCGAGCAGGCCCTGAAAGATCCGGCCTGGCGCACCAGCCCGCTGTTCTGGCAGGCCCTGCGCGGGCAGCCGTTGTCCTATGCCTTTGCCGGCGGTTCAGCGGCCTTGCGCATCCGCGACCTGCACAGTTGCTTCAACGTCAACACGCTGATTGGCGAGGAGGCCGAACGGGCCGGGCGGCAGTTGCGCTACCTGCTTGGCGATGACCTGGCCGCGCAACGGCTGGGCGATGCCCTGGCGGACTGGATCGACCCCGACAACCAGGCTCGTCTCAACGGCGCCGAGAGCGACCAGTACCTGCGCCAGTCGCCCGCGCGTCTGGCGGCCAATCAGATGATGGTCGACATGAGCGAGCTGAACCTGCTGCTCGAACCCGATGCCCGGCGACAAACGCGCTATCCGCAGTTGTGTGCCCTACCGCAGACCAGCGGTTGGCGCTTGAACGCCAATGCCTTGAGTCTTGAGCAGTTGCCGTTGCTTGAGGCCATGTATGAAGGGCAGGTGTCGCGTTCGCTGCTGAGCCGGATTATCACTGCACGACCGGCAGGCGGTTATCACGATGCCGGGGCATTGCGCCAGGCTCTGGGGGCGATGGACGATGCGACGTTCGCGCGCCTGAGCGAGGGCTTGTTGCTCAACAGTGGCGATTTTGTCCTGCAGCTGGAGTTCGAGCAGGACGGGCAGGTGATGCGCAGCGAGTTTCAATTGCGCGCCAGAGGGATAGTGCAGTGGCACGCGCTGGTGCCAGCCCAGCAGGTGCAGGTGCTCAGCCGTTCGCCGCAACCCTGGTAA
- the tatB gene encoding Sec-independent protein translocase protein TatB, with product MFEVGFTELLLVGIVALLVLGPERLPVAARTLGRGVAQAKRALATLKAQVDRELDTQALSQELDALPLQRLEQDLRCGVSLQPDNSPTSGTP from the coding sequence ATGTTCGAAGTCGGCTTTACCGAACTGCTGCTGGTGGGCATCGTCGCCCTGCTGGTGCTTGGCCCCGAGCGCCTGCCGGTGGCAGCACGCACCCTGGGCCGCGGTGTTGCCCAGGCCAAGCGCGCCTTGGCCACCCTCAAGGCCCAGGTGGACCGCGAACTGGACACCCAGGCCTTGAGCCAGGAACTCGATGCCCTGCCCTTACAGCGCCTTGAGCAGGACTTGCGCTGCGGCGTCAGCCTGCAACCGGACAACAGCCCAACCAGCGGAACCCCTTGA
- the ptsP gene encoding phosphoenolpyruvate--protein phosphotransferase: protein MLNNKNITLHAPLEGPLLPLDQVPDPVFAGGSLGNGIAIDPLNDCLQAPCAGTVIHLAKTLHALTLRADNGAEILMHIGLDSVQLQGRGFEALVANGERVERGQPLIRFDLDLVAQHCTSLITVIILSNSSDYRLLPRTTRSVTLGAPLLDVIPNADLGTVKAASTGETVRASARVAHHGGLHARPAALLRQTAQGFSSHAELHFNGQVAALNSLVAIMGLGVGEQDEVDIVCSGADSAAALQALVAAVSTATVGEQHAAPTVSSLSKPVANLEPGILNGVCASPGLASGPLARLDAIRLPQDSGGHPPGPQHQALDDALASVKRAIEADLQQLQQGDAAAIFAAHLALLDDPSLVDAARQRIDQGTAASHAWSQAIDAQCAILKALDKPLLAERANDLQDLQQRVLRALLGETRELDLPPSAIIVAHELTPSDLLLLDQHAVAGLCMVAGGATSHVAILARARGLPCLVALGTDLMNLQAGQVLVVDADQARLETAPDAERLAQVAQLRQQHQQRRAEQQAAAQSSAQTRDGRLIEVAANVASAAEAAQALRQGADGVGLLRTEFLFVDRHTAPDEQEQRGAYQAVLDAMADRPVIIRTIDVGGDKQLDYLPLPHEANPVLGLRGIRLGQLRPELLDQQLRALLQVSPQRRCRIMLPMVSEVDELLAIRQRLDHLAAELGISQRAELGVMIEVPAAALLAERLAEHADFFSIGTNDLSQYTLAMDRDHAGLAARVDALHPALLRLIELTCQGAARHGRWVGVCGALASDPLATAVLVGLGVSELSVSAPQVGEIKARVRQLDSRECRTFSQQLLGLSSARAVRQACQDFAVRPTHPRHSPLSTEQ, encoded by the coding sequence ATGCTCAACAACAAGAACATCACCCTCCATGCCCCCCTCGAAGGGCCGCTGTTGCCACTGGACCAGGTGCCCGACCCGGTGTTCGCCGGCGGCAGCCTGGGCAATGGCATTGCCATCGACCCGCTCAACGACTGCCTGCAGGCGCCCTGTGCCGGTACTGTCATTCACTTGGCGAAAACCCTCCACGCCCTGACCTTGCGTGCCGACAACGGCGCCGAGATCCTCATGCACATCGGCCTTGATAGCGTGCAGTTGCAGGGCCGCGGTTTCGAAGCGCTGGTGGCCAATGGTGAACGGGTCGAACGTGGCCAGCCGCTGATTCGCTTTGACCTGGACCTGGTCGCGCAACACTGCACCAGCCTGATCACCGTGATAATCCTGAGCAACAGCAGCGACTACCGCTTGCTGCCACGCACGACCCGCTCGGTGACCCTGGGTGCGCCGCTGCTGGATGTCATTCCCAACGCTGATCTGGGCACTGTCAAAGCGGCCAGCACCGGTGAAACAGTACGCGCCAGCGCCAGAGTCGCTCATCACGGCGGCCTGCATGCGCGCCCTGCGGCCTTGCTGCGCCAGACCGCCCAAGGCTTTAGCAGCCACGCCGAGCTGCACTTCAACGGCCAGGTCGCCGCCCTCAACAGCCTGGTGGCGATCATGGGGCTGGGAGTGGGCGAGCAGGATGAAGTCGACATCGTCTGCAGCGGTGCCGACAGCGCAGCGGCCTTGCAAGCCCTGGTGGCGGCAGTCAGCACCGCGACCGTCGGCGAACAGCATGCCGCCCCGACCGTCAGCAGCCTGAGCAAACCTGTCGCCAACCTTGAGCCGGGCATCCTCAACGGTGTCTGTGCATCGCCCGGCCTTGCCAGCGGCCCGTTGGCGCGCCTGGACGCAATACGCCTGCCGCAAGATTCGGGCGGTCATCCACCTGGCCCGCAGCACCAAGCCCTCGATGACGCACTGGCCAGCGTCAAGCGTGCCATCGAAGCCGATCTGCAGCAGCTGCAACAAGGTGATGCCGCTGCCATCTTCGCCGCCCACCTGGCCCTGCTCGACGATCCGTCCCTGGTCGACGCCGCGCGCCAGCGCATCGACCAGGGTACCGCCGCCAGCCACGCCTGGAGCCAGGCCATCGACGCCCAGTGCGCGATCCTCAAGGCCCTCGACAAACCGCTGCTGGCCGAACGCGCCAACGACCTGCAGGATCTGCAGCAACGGGTGTTGCGCGCCCTGCTCGGCGAAACCCGCGAACTGGACCTGCCACCTTCGGCGATTATCGTCGCCCATGAACTCACGCCCTCGGACCTGCTGCTGCTCGACCAGCATGCGGTAGCCGGGCTGTGCATGGTTGCCGGCGGTGCGACTTCGCATGTCGCCATCCTCGCCCGCGCCCGCGGCCTGCCCTGCCTGGTAGCGCTGGGCACAGACCTGATGAACCTGCAAGCGGGCCAGGTACTGGTCGTGGATGCTGACCAGGCCCGGCTGGAAACCGCGCCAGATGCCGAACGCCTGGCCCAGGTCGCGCAGCTTCGCCAGCAACATCAGCAACGCCGCGCCGAACAGCAAGCCGCCGCCCAGAGCAGCGCGCAAACCCGTGACGGGCGCCTGATCGAAGTCGCCGCCAATGTCGCCTCGGCTGCCGAGGCCGCCCAGGCCTTGCGCCAGGGCGCCGACGGCGTCGGCCTGCTGCGCACCGAATTTCTCTTCGTCGACCGCCACACCGCCCCGGACGAACAGGAGCAACGCGGCGCCTACCAGGCCGTGCTGGACGCCATGGCCGATCGCCCGGTGATCATCCGCACCATCGATGTTGGCGGCGACAAACAGCTCGATTACCTGCCACTGCCTCACGAAGCCAACCCTGTGCTGGGCCTGCGCGGCATTCGCCTGGGCCAGCTGCGCCCCGAGTTGCTCGACCAGCAACTGCGTGCCCTGCTGCAGGTCAGCCCGCAACGCCGCTGCCGAATCATGCTGCCGATGGTCAGCGAGGTCGATGAGCTGCTGGCTATCCGTCAGCGCCTGGACCACCTGGCCGCCGAGTTGGGCATCAGCCAGCGCGCCGAGCTGGGGGTGATGATCGAAGTACCGGCCGCCGCCCTGCTTGCCGAGCGCCTGGCCGAACATGCCGATTTCTTTTCCATCGGCACCAACGACCTGTCCCAGTACACCCTGGCCATGGACCGTGACCACGCCGGCCTGGCCGCTCGTGTCGACGCCTTGCACCCGGCGCTGCTGCGCCTGATCGAACTGACCTGCCAGGGCGCGGCCCGGCATGGCCGCTGGGTTGGGGTCTGCGGCGCGCTGGCCTCGGACCCGCTGGCCACTGCGGTACTGGTTGGCCTGGGCGTCAGCGAACTGTCGGTCAGTGCCCCGCAGGTGGGCGAGATCAAGGCGCGCGTGCGCCAGCTCGATAGCCGCGAATGCCGCACCTTCAGTCAGCAGTTGCTAGGCCTGTCCAGCGCCCGTGCCGTGCGCCAGGCCTGCCAGGATTTCGCCGTACGCCCGACACACCCCCGCCACTCCCCCTTAAGCACAGAACAATAA
- the tatA gene encoding twin-arginine translocase TatA/TatE family subunit — MGGIGIWQLLIVLMIVFMLFGTKRLKGLGADVGDAIQGFRKSMGNGPSEEDSISQAKPQAPLQADSVQHTEHQR, encoded by the coding sequence ATGGGTGGTATCGGGATCTGGCAGTTGCTCATCGTACTGATGATCGTGTTCATGCTGTTCGGCACCAAGCGCCTCAAGGGCCTGGGTGCAGACGTTGGTGATGCGATCCAGGGCTTTCGCAAATCCATGGGCAACGGGCCGAGCGAGGAAGACTCCATCAGCCAGGCCAAACCCCAGGCGCCACTGCAGGCCGACAGCGTGCAGCACACGGAACACCAGCGCTGA
- the nagA gene encoding N-acetylglucosamine-6-phosphate deacetylase: protein MSEHNILTPTGWVRGRLLLRDGRVAAIDGQPCDPQDNDLPYVLPGFIDLHVHGGGGSDVMEGASAFATIARTHARFGTTSLLATTMTAPKEELTRVLGELGTYARQPRSDGARVLGVHLEGPYINPGKLGAQPNFAHLGLLEEVDAYLALAPIKVITIAPEIAGHLPLIRTLSERGVRLQIGHTLGSYEEGVAALEAGATSFTHLYNAMSALHHREPGIVGAALAHARFAELIPDLLHVHPGAMRVALRAIPCLYCVTDSTAAAGMPDGEYKLGSHTVTKCLGGVRLPDGTLAGSTLTMDQALRNLVKIGLPLAEASQRLSQFAADYLGLQERGRLQAGSWADAVTLDRNLNLIGVMVEGEPLEL from the coding sequence ATGAGCGAACACAACATACTCACCCCCACGGGCTGGGTACGCGGACGCCTGTTGCTGCGTGACGGCCGCGTCGCCGCCATCGACGGCCAGCCGTGCGACCCGCAGGACAACGATCTGCCCTATGTGCTGCCCGGTTTCATCGACCTGCACGTGCATGGCGGCGGTGGCAGCGACGTCATGGAGGGTGCCAGCGCCTTCGCCACCATTGCCCGCACCCACGCACGGTTCGGCACCACATCGCTGCTGGCCACCACCATGACCGCGCCCAAAGAAGAACTGACCCGGGTGCTGGGCGAACTGGGCACCTATGCACGCCAGCCGCGCAGCGATGGCGCCCGGGTGCTGGGTGTGCACCTGGAAGGCCCGTATATCAACCCCGGCAAGCTCGGCGCCCAGCCCAATTTCGCCCACCTCGGATTGCTTGAAGAGGTCGATGCCTATCTGGCCCTGGCCCCGATCAAGGTGATCACCATCGCCCCGGAAATTGCCGGCCACCTGCCATTGATCCGCACCTTGAGCGAACGCGGCGTGCGCTTGCAGATCGGCCACACCCTGGGCAGCTACGAAGAGGGCGTGGCGGCCCTTGAAGCCGGCGCTACCAGCTTCACCCACCTGTACAACGCCATGAGCGCACTGCATCACCGCGAACCTGGGATCGTTGGCGCAGCCCTGGCGCATGCGCGCTTCGCCGAACTGATTCCCGACCTGCTGCATGTGCACCCCGGCGCCATGCGCGTGGCCTTGCGCGCAATCCCGTGCCTGTACTGCGTGACCGATTCCACCGCTGCCGCGGGCATGCCCGATGGCGAGTACAAGCTGGGCAGCCACACCGTGACCAAATGCCTGGGGGGCGTGCGCCTGCCCGACGGCACCCTGGCCGGCAGCACCCTGACCATGGACCAGGCCCTGCGCAACCTGGTGAAGATCGGCCTGCCCCTGGCCGAAGCCTCCCAGCGCCTGTCGCAGTTCGCCGCCGATTACCTCGGCCTGCAAGAACGCGGGCGCCTGCAAGCCGGCAGTTGGGCCGACGCGGTAACCCTGGATCGCAACCTCAACCTGATCGGCGTAATGGTCGAAGGAGAACCCCTTGAGCTCTAA